One genomic window of Cydia splendana chromosome 16, ilCydSple1.2, whole genome shotgun sequence includes the following:
- the LOC134797922 gene encoding general odorant-binding protein 2-like: MEATSEKSIAMSRVAGKFIKAMEGCRDEAKLTTDIMKRMEQTWDFDFDVDRREIGCAIICASNQFSILEDDNHVKYDSLTDYLKSIENGDVLAATATDLYTDCEKQNEHVDDDCSRAAKMFACFRTEAKKAGFVPYVDLIKDLLEES; this comes from the exons ATGGAGGCGACTTCGGAGAAGTCCATCGCCATGAGCCGCGTCGCCGGGAAATTTATAAAAGCTATGGAGGGTTGTCGGGACGAG GCCAAATTAACCACTGACATCATGAAACGAATGGAACAAACCTGGGATTTTGACTTCGATGTGGACCGCAGAGAGATCGGCTGCGCCATCATCTGTGCCTCCAACCAGTTCTCCATACTGGAAGATGACAACCACGTGAAATATGACAGTTTGACAGATTACCTTAAGAGTATTGAAAATG GTGACGTTCTAGCTGCCACAGCAACAGATTTATACACGGACTGCGAGAAACAAAACGAGCACGTTGATGACGACTGCAGCCGCGCCGCTAAGATGTTCGCTTGCTTCAGGACCGAGGCCAAGAAGGCCGGCTTTGTGCCCTACGTCGACTTGATTAAAGATTTGTTAGAGGAGAGTTAA